atagaagaaatttgaatatatcaatattaccaaaataaaaacaaatgcatgaaaaaatttgtccataatactagcaaaagaataaaaaatagattataagttcatttgacatattattttctaatacaataaacatattaattgttgttgttaagtgattttttttaattctttagtttgtttacaattctttaatttataagtttatagtTCTTTAAATGTTTTATACTGACCCACTCACTCAACCAACAACCACTCCCACTCGGCGGcactcacaagtcacaaatTCAATCAAAGTGCCAAAGACAACTCATAACACAAAactttatattaaaatactgaTACAAACGCTATTACAGTAACAGTGAGGAGGAAagacacataaaaataaataaataaataaaagtcaatttgtcaaagactcaaacttaacaaaaaaaaatcaaaacactataaacccccccccccccccccccacacacacacacacacagacacagtCAGAGACTCaaaactcaacaacaaaaaatcaaaatactatAACCCCACACACACAAGGTGATTCAGTGAAAAAGTATATCAAAATACTATAAACACACTCTCACagtgagaaaaagagagaaagagaaagctgAAAAACTGGATCAAGTGGCGGCAGATTAAGTGGCAACAGTGGTAGATCCTGGGGGCTACGTGTGTGAAGCAGAGGTGGCCTTTTTCCTTTGGGTTTGGAGAATGAAAAAAGGATAGTGGGAGATTTTGGAGGCTACACAGTCGTAGATTCTTAAGTTTGAtttgaccctttttttatttaagaggTGGCCTtctgttggattttttttttcttcggaGTTTAAGCTagacataaaataaataaataaataaaataaataaataaaaaaggagctTAGGTTCAAGGTGAGAGTGTGCAAATTTGTATTGTAGAGggttcaaaacaattttttttaagaatattatacataaaaaaaaataataaaaaaataaaaatcaggtTAGGGggttcaaaataataaaaaaataaaaatcaggttagggggttcatttgaaccccctgactaCAACGTAGTGCCGTCCTTGAGTCTAAGTACCAATACAACACATACAGGCAGGTACAATATGAAATTCACTCCCTTAAGTAGGTCAAACTCCTCACAATGAACCAAGGCGTAAGCTAagtctaaattaaaaaatgctTACACGTAGATAACAAATAAGCTAAATTAAATGAGCAAACAATgcacaaaaattacaaacaaatcaaaagtcTTTTGATCATTCAAATACATAACTGGCTTTCATCattcaaatacaaataaaataacaattacaGATAGATGGTAAAATTAAACCCCATACCAAATCAAGCTAACGACTAACATGAAACTTTAACCAAACAATTATTCTTCTTTCCTAGAATCacatataggaaaaaaaaaattaaaagaaattcaaaCTAACCAGCTCATCCTAGAGTTTGTTCTCATTAGGAATTGTGACTAATATGTTCGCTCCAAGAGTAGCCTGATTAAGAGGTGGAATTGCAATGACAAGACCATCAAAAATTGACCCAATCCAACATGAAACATGCATAGGTTTATTCCCATCACGAAAAGCTACCTCGGTGGCCCCTAAACATTCATCCCAACCTGCACAAGTAACTTGAGTCTTGAGACTCAATTGTGGATTAACATGTCCATGTCTAGAATACTTTGCTATCTCAATGACCTCGGAGTTTTCTTtcacaaacaaagaaaactcTGAAGCCATTGTGCTACCAAGTCTTCTCTCTGTCTCCTCAATGCAAAGCAATGCAAGTGACTTGCAAAATTCACCATAATCCAAATTTGCAATTTCATTAGTAGTGACCTTGAAATGCATGGTTTGACCACAATCATTTCTTGGACTACGGCTAATTATGTTGGCAGGGGAGTGACCATTTGTTTTATGATTAGGAAGGTAAAATATGGGTTTTGTGGATTCATTATTATTGGAAAGTATATTGTTGTGCATGTTTGCCCAATTATTGAGGAAGTTATCCTTCACCAAAATGTCTGCCAGAAGAAGGCTACAGCTAATACCAACCGAGTATCCACCACACCTGAAGTTTGTCACCTGTAGGAATTggaaaatcagaaaaaaaaaaaaaaaaaaaaaaaaaaaaaaaaaaagaggaagagacTACTCCATTTTAATTCACACTTCTATCTAGCTTACTTTTGAATCTAATTAGAACCCTTGCATATATTGGGCCATTAGATGAATGTTGTTGTCGACCTTGGGTTTTTGGTACCGTCccattttgaaaattaaataaatgtcaCACTTCACACGTTCAACCAAAATTAGAAGAAACatggaatttatttttttcgtATTTATTATTGCCTTAGAGTAACCATTACGTCAACGGCAATATATAATATTTCACACAATATCCATATATTAAGCATTATATTTTtacattactcttttttttttaaaatatgagataaaatttctactttaacctaatctaagtgtatatgtgtgtgaagtttccTCCTGAAGACTTGAACCTCGGCCCTTACCCcctacaccccacaagcatttatacttatgAAGTGACCACCGCACTAAAGATGCGCAATGGTAAGAGTGTAGACATTactaaaaagtctaaaactaTCAAACCTTTGTTGGAACATGTGCGCTCTAAAAGTGATTGTTATGATAAGTTATttatctcccccccccccctctctctctctctctctctctctcttcaatctATATGGAGTacataataataggtgaagttgggaaaaactcaaattagaattttaactggagttctaattttgcgtcatgtgtcctattaaagagttttatttcttaattttagaatcaaatgtaaggtacaaaaaccaaagaaactagaataaatgaatcttaaaaaaaaaagtgcttcacaataattattaaaaaaaaattgacaatttacattttatatataataatattcttacaaaaatttttaaagtgttaataaaatataaaaataactatcaataatattaaaattatatataaagaaattatattatgcacttttttttttttttgaatttcaacctatggtatCCGCtcctaattatattatgcatcttattatatatctttaagtgtatacATGCATATGcaatatccttacaaaaatttttaaaaagttaataaaatataaaaataactatcaataatatttaaattatatataaagaaattatatcatgcacttttttttttgaatttcaacctatggtgtccTCAcctaattatattatacatcttattatatatttttaaatatatccatGTATATGCATGAAGTTACAAGCTAGTTCCTATAAATGCATTTAGCTTATAGATATTGACATATTGTGTCAAAGTCttgtcaaaatttaatttgtgagAGGCAATACACATCCATACAAGACAGTGTAGCACACTTTTAAAGACACTCATCATTTGTAAGATtgattaagagaaaaaaaacgcTTAAATTAAACTTGTTACATATAAACTGTTTTAATATTTACTCAGCTAGAACTTTCTAACATAACTATAAAAATagtctagattttatttttccttgatATGTAAGCTTAATTAGTTACCTGAACATAAAATAACGGAGAGAACTGAGGATTATGTTCATCAATATcattccaagaaacaagctgagcttctgcttcttccttttctttcatttcaagAAACTCCGATAAAGTTATATCCACTTGTGCCTCCACCAGCCGAGCATTACTATCATTGGacacaatttctaactctccaTTACCATCCTCTCCGCGCCGGAGCCTTCCACTAAGCAATGGCTGCTCGCACAATGCTCTTGCTAGTGACTCCTTAGCCCAACCTGCAAAAAGTGACCCTGAATCCTCCTCACTCACATTCTTGTAGTAAAGAACTACATGAAGACACCTTCGGAATACTCCTGAACCAGCAGGGTCCGTAGCCAAAACTCGGCGCACCGGTTTCTGATCAATCAGCTTATAAGGTATCACTGTTAACAGAGCTTCAATCTTTAACTTATGGGCATTGGTGATACCATTATTTGGACTTGCCATTTCTTTAGAGAACTGGTGCACAACTTCACGTTAAGTAAGGTGCGTATTTATAGGGGAACGTAAATAGGGGCATGATTATTTAATAACTAGActcaaaattaattaacaaatcGTGTCAGGTTCAAAATGGTGTAGTTAATGAGAGCCTGAACAGATTGGTATAATGATATATACCTATCACACTTAAAGAGAGACAAGGAAGGTGCAAGTGAGGGAGAGTCACGTTAGGTCTTATCACTCTCTTTCTGGCCTGTTTATGTCATAATTTCCTTCATTTCAAGGACATAGTCACCTAGAGGAGGGTACCCAACAATTGCCAACTGATTCGTACATTCAACCCAAACTAATTTAGTACATGTGTTTTAACaatagttttcagtgtttaaagtTGGGTTTAAACActaaggctgcgtttgttttGCCCAAAAAGCatttcaggaaatcattttacaccctACCGTGTGTTTGGTTGCGTATGGAAAATTTGGTCAGATAAAAAATCATTACTATTGACCGTAAAACAATCCCACTTCAGCCGTAAAATCAATTACACTctcattttaccttcaaatgattTCCAAGACtcaaacacagagagagagagggagagaaaaaagagcTCAAGGGTCCGAAACCCATCTCCCCTCAGCTCCACCCCACGCACCAATGAGAGAAAGATGCAGCTCCACCCCACACGCAAACGCCGGTCCGAGGTCCCCCACACTCCGACAAGCAGCACCGCCGTACCCAATCCACTCAACCTCACCTCCGCCCACTTTGAGCTCTGCATGTACCCGATCCACCAAGGCAAAACTCTCCCTCATGCCGGCGAAGCCCATCCCATCTCCAACATCTTCGATCCATCGCTCCCACGTCGCCAGCGAGATCGCACCCCAGCACCGATCCACCCTCTACAATACCCAATCCACATCCCTCACCTCTCTCAAATCCACACTTctctcaaaatcaacctcacctccGAGATCGCACCCCAGCACCGCCGAATCGCGCCACCAAGATTGTCGCCCATGACCCACCCATGaccgatctctctctttcttgatcTACCTGTCCCTTTCCCTCAATTTTTTATCACTCTCTCTGCCTCCCTCTCTCAGTTTGACCAAATAGTTTGAGTTTGAAgaatggttttgttttgatttttgtttttttaagtttatatattgtaattttctattataaaatttgtttggaagctgagaaagtgactgagaaaatgtgagaaaatagcattttcagaatgcaaacaaacatataaaaatattttctaaaacaatttttataatgCAGCCAAACACtcgaaaatattttcctttcccaaaaatattttcacctaaaaatattttacactcggaaaatattttacattcaaccaaacataccctaaaacACGTacttttacaacactttttaatcCATGCATAATTTCTACAACACTTCAACAGCGAATACTCCTCACTCACATTCTTATATAGTAAAGAACTACATGAAGTCACCTTCGGAATATTCCTGAACCAACAGGGTCCGTAGCCAAAACTCGGCGCACCGGTCTCTGATCAATCAGCTTATAAGGTATCAACCAAACGTACCCTAAAACACGTacttttacaacactttttaatcCATGCGTAATTTCTACAACACTTCAACAACGAATACTCCTCACTCACATTCTTATATAGTAAAGAACTACATGAAGTCACCTTTGGAATATTCCTGAACCAACAGGGTCCATGGCCAAAACTCGGCGCACCGGTCTCTGATCAATCAGCTTATAAGGTATCACAGAGCTTCAATCTTTAACTTATGGACATTGGTGATACCATTATTCGGACTTGCCATTTCTTTAGGGAACTAGTGCACAACTTCACATTAAGAAAGGTGCGTATTTATAGGGGAATGTAAATAGGGGCATGATTATTTAATAACTAAActcaaaattaattaacaaatcATGTTAGGTTCAAAATGGTGTAGTTAATGAGAGCCTGAACAGATTGGTATAATGGTATATACCTAACACACTTAAAGATGGACAAGGAAGGTGCCAGTGATGGAGAGTCACGTTGGTCTTATCACTCTCTCTGGCCTGTTTATGTCATAATTTCCTTCGTTTAAAGGACATAGTCACCTAGAGGAGGGCACCCAACAATTGCCAACAACTTGATTAGTACATTCTACCCAAACTAATATGGTATATGTGTTTTAACAAAGTTTCAGTATTTAAAGTTGagtttaaatgctaaaaaacaCGTATTTTTACAACTCTTTTTAATCCATACATAATTTCCACAACACTTTAACAACGATACTAGAAATCACTAACCAAACGGACTCTAAATTTTTGTGAACAGCTTTCTCACCTTGTTCTTGTGAATTTCAATTTAGGACATGTGCAGCCCACAaattagcttcttctttttcttcttcttctttagtaATGTTTGTGGGCTCCTGATATATTTGCTGACCACTTCTTGAAAATGAGATGTGaacttgattaattttttaactgAGAAAGAAAAACTTTAGACAATTTTGCGCATGGGCCACTCATAAATTTAgcaacttttttcctttttttttttttttttccttaaacatgatatgatttgacAATTTTGCGCATGGGCCACTCATAAATATACAACTTCTATAATTTGTATGTTAGGTGGAGGACGTGCCATTCATTGTGGACTTGTGGACGGATAGTAGATAACTGGTATGGTATAATTATTAGAGatttttttctatgtttgaaAAAATTAGTGGTTTTCTTTTACCAGTAAATACATTGGAATCAAAATTTGCATAACCTacagaaacaaataaaataaaataaaaaatgctgcTCAAATCATATGGAGCATTTTGTTAGTAACTGGTATGGTATAATTATTAGAgattgtttctattttttttttaaaggattttcTTTTACTAATAAAtactttgaaataaaaatttgcatAACTTACCACAACAAAATGATGATAAAAACATatggagcaaaaaaaaaaaaccaatactgTGGGTAGAAGACATAATTATGGTCTTGTTCTAAATCAGTTTGAAAAATCGGGATGATGATGTTGCTTGAGTGCAATtatttcatgtaaaatattaaaagataaGTTAAGATTAAGGGTGTTCACATGTCAATTTAAATTAGGATACAAGTCAACTCATTACCTAACACAATCGACCAAATCGGGtcaaataatttcaaatcacaTTGTCATTTGAAGGAATGTGTAAAACCCATGGTTCCTTAGTTTGATCCATAGATCTTCTACTTGAATCATCGAGGGAGTTGTACTTGTGATGTTGTTTGGATGATTGTAGTGATTGAAGAATTATTGTAGAAATGGTGCTTGAGAAAGCTAAGAATATTTAGATGAAGCTAATTGAAGAGAGTGATGTTGCATTGAAGCAATCTAATATCTTTCTCAAGAAGCTCCCTCATAATTTTCCTCTCATCCTATTATCTaggtatttttgaaattatgtttacCCTTTGTTGTCTTTCTCatcatgttttcttttatttgctgtatttttttggtactgaaaagaagacaaaaataatatgattaagatttgaagtttcattttttttagtcttcTCTCATATATGTTTAGTTTGGAAAATGGAAAATTAGAGAAACGGAAAACTATTGAgaagaaatttacaattatatccttattaaataaaacaaaaggtaacacctttttctattaaaaaattgtgtaaggacactttgtttgtttttttgtttttataaagagCATAAGTCAAATGATCCAAAacagatgaaaaagaaaaaacaaaacaaaacaaaaaaaatacaaaaaaagaggtacataaaaagaaaaagactaaagaaaaaaaaaaaaccaattgggtttagaaaaagacaaaaattaaaGGAAGGAAAAAACTCAGCAAACCCATGTGCGCATTGCACATAGGTATTTActttttagtctttttcttcGTTTGGagttttctctccaattttctctctattttagaGAAAACATTTTGATGGGCTAGAGATGAAAATATTTGggctttaacaaatttttttttccacttctccctccaaccaaacatccattaaaaatattttctctgcACTTTTTTTTCTATCCTCTTTATTCCACCTTCAACCAAATGGACCTTAAGAGGTGTACAACAAACTTGGggactaaaataataattcaaatgaTCAAGTTGATAATAATTCTGaatttgaaaaacccaaaatgtatttgaactttttctttttaacgtCTAATTAATTAGTACTATTAAACTATTTCAACTTTTAGCGCTCAACTCATCACACTACCATAATGTCTTTTTTTAGAACATACATTTAAAGCAAAAAAGGACCCTCAGTGGGTttcatcaaccaaaaaaaaagttctgtTTGGGTTGGAAATGTTAATTATGCAATCCTCACCGACAACTTTAGCTTGGTTGAGTATCATCAATAATATGCACATGTGACATGACTCGGCAAAGTGTGTCATGTCGTGTTCGGTCTACCCACTACCCATTCATCCAGAAGAGGATGCTACAATTATTTATGTTTAGTTTAGATTATGGAGGAGGGAGGAGAAGTATAATAGAGTAGATTTGTtccaaaattagcctattttcaaCTAACTTTACTTTACTCCCCttaatccaaacagacccttaatgtATACAAATTGCAAAACCTTTGCTCTCGAACAATTGTACTCAGTACTTCCTTACATACATGTGAGATTTATGCACCAATTTGGATGAAAACAGAGTAAAGTAGAGTTGGCTCCCTCTCCATCCAAACTAGCGGCCATAAATGAACTTGAAAATGATGTCTATTTTTTATACAGAATATCACTTTTACAAATAATTGTGTGATCCTCCACAAGCAGAAGTTGCATCATTCATTTGGGCCTTACGCATTGCACAAACTAAAGGAATTCAAAAGATTTTGGTGGAGGGAGATTTTAAACTATGTGTTGATGctttaaattcaagtttaatTTATGTTGAGAGGTTAATTTCCACCCTGTTGAGTAATGCGATTGCGCTTAGCTGAGGCCTTGTTCAAAGTGTATTTAGCTAGATTAGGTGTTATGCTAATTCTGTTGCATAAGTCCTTACTAAATTTCCTGTTGTTTataagttttttgaattttgtccTCGTGCCATTTCCAAACAATTGAGAAAAGATATTGCTTTTCTTGTTAGTTAatgaaattggttttttttattaaaaggaaaaaccaaaaaaaatcaattcaactAATAATTATCAAGCAATAAAATCCCTTAATGATGAGGGCACCCTGATTTGTTTAATTATGaagcctttttttattttatgccaCGCACAACATACTAAGTTAGAGCTTGGGGACGATGGCATGCAGTAACCTTCCTAGAATGTTTTAAGTTTCTCTTGCATTCAAGgataattttagtaaaatacaTGAATAGGTCccctaaaaatatttatattacaCACGATCTTATATTATAATCtttaactataaattttttttttttctaatttcactccccaattttataatttatctatTCTACTATTTAAGAGGCTTTCAAACTGGCTCCAAGCCATAGACTTTAAGAGTAATAGCATCAGTtagtctaaaattttttgtttattttagactaagaacctttttttttttttttttacacactcACTTCTAAAAATCAtccacatcagttcatctattctacaatatattttatttagataatcaattttcttaccttttatattatttctttaacTATCCTTTCATCCTTTCTGAACTCACACATACACGGATacacaatctctctctctctctctctctctctctctctctctacctgCTTTTGAACACAGATTTTTTGCTGCATCCATGGACAATCCTTTGCTCAAATATCCTCTCCCTCTCTACATCTCGGTCAGAtctcctctccctctctccctcatGGACAAATTTCTTCTACCTCTATCAAACCCTTAAGCTGTCTCAAGCATCCATCTCCGTCACAAGCACCAATCTACAAGCACAGAGACTTGTTCCAGTTG
The sequence above is drawn from the Quercus lobata isolate SW786 chromosome 12, ValleyOak3.0 Primary Assembly, whole genome shotgun sequence genome and encodes:
- the LOC115970820 gene encoding uncharacterized protein LOC115970820; translation: MASPNNGITNAHKLKIEALLTVIPYKLIDQKPVRRVLATDPAGSGVFRRCLHVVLYYKNVSEEDSGSLFAGWAKESLARALCEQPLLSGRLRRGEDGNGELEIVSNDSNARLVEAQVDITLSEFLEMKEKEEAEAQLVSWNDIDEHNPQFSPLFYVQVTNFRCGGYSVGISCSLLLADILVKDNFLNNWANMHNNILSNNNESTKPIFYLPNHKTNGHSPANIISRSPRNDCGQTMHFKVTTNEIANLDYGEFCKSLALLCIEETERRLGSTMASEFSLFVKENSEVIEIAKYSRHGHVNPQLSLKTQVTCAGWDECLGATEVAFRDGNKPMHVSCWIGSIFDGLVIAIPPLNQATLGANILVTIPNENKL